From the Gramella sp. Hel_I_59 genome, one window contains:
- the argC gene encoding N-acetyl-gamma-glutamyl-phosphate reductase, which produces MIEAGIIGGAGYTAGELIRILLYHPEVNLNFVYSTSQPGKPVHSIHQDLIGETELKFTNLINKEADVVFLCLGHGNSRKFLSENEFSERTKIVDLSTDFRMKSNDHAFVYGLPEINKDKIQSASFIANPGCFATAISLAILPLAQAGLLLEDVHVNAVTGATGAGTSLSKTTQFTWRDNNFSAYKSFEHQHLQEIGQSLKQLQENHSAAINFIPNRGNFSRGIHATAYTKFEGELEEAKLMYSEFYKNAAFTFVTEEELHLKQVVNSNKCLLRLQKFDDKLLITSVIDNLLKGASGQAVQNMNLMFGFEEKTGLNLKASYF; this is translated from the coding sequence ATGATAGAGGCAGGAATTATTGGAGGAGCAGGTTATACTGCGGGAGAATTGATCAGGATTTTATTATACCATCCTGAAGTAAACCTGAATTTTGTCTACAGTACTTCTCAACCCGGCAAGCCTGTTCACAGTATTCATCAGGATCTTATTGGAGAGACTGAACTTAAGTTCACCAACCTGATCAATAAGGAAGCAGATGTAGTTTTTCTTTGTCTTGGACATGGAAATTCCAGAAAGTTTCTTTCAGAGAATGAGTTTTCAGAAAGAACGAAAATCGTAGATCTAAGCACAGATTTCAGAATGAAATCGAATGATCACGCTTTTGTTTATGGTCTTCCGGAAATAAATAAGGATAAGATCCAGTCTGCGAGTTTTATTGCGAACCCGGGATGTTTTGCTACTGCGATTAGCCTGGCAATTCTTCCATTGGCGCAGGCAGGTTTACTGCTGGAAGACGTCCATGTGAATGCCGTAACGGGTGCGACGGGTGCCGGTACTTCGCTTTCTAAAACAACACAATTTACCTGGAGAGACAATAATTTTTCAGCATATAAAAGTTTTGAGCATCAGCATTTGCAGGAAATCGGGCAGAGTCTAAAGCAGCTTCAGGAAAATCATAGTGCCGCGATCAATTTTATTCCGAATAGAGGAAATTTTTCAAGAGGTATTCATGCAACTGCATACACAAAATTTGAAGGTGAGCTGGAAGAGGCAAAATTGATGTATTCTGAATTCTATAAAAATGCTGCATTCACTTTTGTTACTGAAGAGGAATTACACTTAAAGCAAGTAGTGAATTCTAATAAGTGCTTGTTGAGGTTGCAAAAATTTGATGACAAATTATTGATTACAAGTGTGATCGATAATTTACTGAAAGGTGCTTCTGGACAGGCTGTTCAAAATATGAATCTAATGTTTGGCTTTGAAGAGAAAACAGGTTTAAATCTAAAAGCAAGTTATTTCTAA
- the proC gene encoding pyrroline-5-carboxylate reductase, with amino-acid sequence MKIAIIGAGNLGVSIAKGLIFSNAFTTLYLSKRKIEDIQDFEEYAKVHVTSDNLKAVRNSDILIFAVQPTQFERILEEIKDELTDKHVLISTVTGFKIPRIEAIIGQDHYIIRSMPNTAIAVGKSMTCLCSNEAGEKRIKIAEAIFNRLGTSIIIPENKMQAATVICASGVAFWLRLIRATTQGAVQLGFDAKDAQELSMQTCLGAASLLIESGKHPEEEIDKVTTPRGCTIEGLNEMEHNGLSSSLIKGIQASFKKINTISDQ; translated from the coding sequence ATGAAAATAGCAATTATAGGTGCAGGGAATCTGGGTGTTTCCATAGCGAAGGGCCTTATCTTCAGTAATGCGTTTACCACGCTTTACCTAAGTAAAAGAAAGATTGAAGATATCCAGGATTTTGAAGAATATGCAAAGGTTCATGTAACTTCAGATAACCTGAAGGCAGTAAGAAATTCTGACATTCTGATCTTTGCCGTGCAGCCCACGCAGTTTGAACGCATTCTTGAGGAGATCAAAGATGAACTTACAGATAAGCATGTTTTGATCTCAACAGTAACCGGTTTTAAGATACCCAGAATCGAAGCGATCATTGGTCAGGATCATTACATTATCAGGTCAATGCCCAATACGGCGATTGCTGTTGGGAAATCCATGACCTGTTTGTGTAGTAATGAAGCAGGTGAAAAAAGAATTAAGATCGCTGAAGCTATTTTTAACAGGCTTGGAACAAGTATTATCATTCCTGAGAACAAAATGCAGGCTGCGACGGTTATTTGCGCGAGTGGTGTCGCATTCTGGCTGCGTTTAATACGTGCGACCACTCAGGGAGCTGTACAACTCGGGTTTGATGCGAAAGATGCTCAGGAGCTTTCTATGCAGACCTGCTTGGGAGCCGCCAGTCTTTTGATAGAATCCGGAAAACACCCGGAGGAAGAGATCGATAAGGTAACCACTCCACGAGGCTGCACCATAGAAGGTCTTAACGAGATGGAGCATAACGGCCTGAGTTCCTCGCTAATTAAAGGGATACAAGCCTCTTTTAAAAAGATTAATACAATATCAGACCAGTAA